Proteins found in one Plasmodium gaboni strain SY75 chromosome 13, whole genome shotgun sequence genomic segment:
- a CDS encoding hypothetical protein (conserved Plasmodium protein, unknown function): MSDEIVLNEKLEELKNLIYLDDSAFKHLDFVKVPCIPLCVLPGLSFLCARAFEEYKNGYRTDEINESDEIMVEYFYAKRLYKNSLVKIKFPEYYDMAGALLSDATAACVGNLTPFYFELGNELCELLPQDEWPVEKLEELLLLAETRRRVYLIKHNDQVDQTYLEGMTFMEKKMFNSFSLGSDVDKKRATLNRQIFNFFEYDI; encoded by the exons atgagTGATGAAATAGTCTTAAACGAAAAATTGGAGGAATTGAAAAATTTGATTTACCTTGATGACAGTGCATTTAAGCACCTAGATTTTGTG AAGGTTCCATGTATACCTTTATGTGTTTTGCCTGGCTTGTCCTTTTTGTGTGCAAGGGCATttgaagaatataaaaatggaTATAGAACTGATGAG ATAAATGAAAGCGATGAGATTATGGTCGAATATTTTTATGCAAAAAggttatataaaaatagcttagtaaaaataaaattcCCTGAGTATTATGACATGGCAGGAGCACTACTCTCAGATGCCACTGCAGCGTGTGTAGGAAATCTGACTCCGTTTTATTTTGAGCTAGGAAATGAACTATGCGAACt ACTACCACAGGATGAATGGCCTGTCGAGAAACTagaagaattattattattagcTGAGACAAGGAGAAGAgtttatttaattaaacACAATGATCAAGTAGATCAAACATACTTGGAAGGAATGACTTttatggaaaaaaaaa TGTTTAACTCCTTTTCACTCGGATCCGATGTGGACAAGAAAAGAGCTACACTTAATAGacaaatttttaattttttcgaatatgatatataa
- a CDS encoding putative chromosome condensation protein: MKKLGVNNVGENNRNGVKNKDGTNKKTIEVNKNMRRLTFLNNESSDSIEGNKSKYDKNKVKEINDVFKNCMVALSHNKICTRNAFDIHIIEHLEDLINLNDEEIPEELNDEMIENGEFNLSFTRASKAIEGATKVYGYRVEAIYDQTYNFLTNMNLAKQLELDNDTIDDNKNGIDPLNKRMRKRKLTYLQESSTLAKSSDIIVDSLSLSNISVDTFFLKLNSTYDHSCGQKYLLPNLNLNNDLSIQFDGDIDVCEYKKRRKNLDDTRKDIKEKENIIDKDINDYNCDTYDMITYNNNDYDKIGEKKKNDVEILKTSNKENESNTRNMDRFDMNEHKEFFDIYKKKLFLNADILKEILYGGPDDFNSLNICPELDYFKEELKKHKLKRTDSKDTDEVDKEDVDGNLYNDDEIDITDKNNIINFYDENLGCNMSNNMLLESIYKSDALNVEKTKMYGPNGSDMAYGNLNEEIKNNNMNNMNNLNISNCDNNDLYLGEYRMDDLNIENIMQESLVFDNMNYSCDKNINFNNNNNGLLLQQSSHMMDGMDLPELINSEKKELYLGNTQINNEHYLLKNNDIINKRDSIISEVPDDDTLWNRSVMTFENRINAIDINNDFNYHYYIPSKLMMMGNFRNLIDINKNVTNNINNNKSTILQSIIMQKKMKDVFDVTSIDFENLYIENNNIELSTYDLWKKEKKKYVSNALFCIDQTSYIFDTRENCVNCVNTVADKIMKFSKFCVYPDFMHASNKNRNKHNNIINNNNNNNNNNNMNVILNEVNDDNFLNDIDPINQDDFNNNIDHFDMDNIDDMNDGHIQQGLNEAIDKFYNMDFDNIWTHNDNENISNMNNNNNLNNSTYNNNNNNNLSLFKKHSNFFNNTLFQFHHSNTFGSVPFENISKFVDVAKIKNILCDIVKPNEEEEKDNKNDSICEYQTDKDNQIVTYTAEKTTTFEEIVKKTTEKLNESEASSTSIHMLFVCLLYTCNDQELLLEKIPNQNNFYVRYGLPAECHVNQDDVPMLKN; encoded by the exons atgaaaaaattagGTGTGAATAATGTTGGAGAGAATAACCGGAATGGCGTAAAAAATAAGGATGGGACTAATAAAAAGACAATAGAAGTGAATAAGAATATGAGGAGGCTgacatttttaaataacGAGAGTAGTGATAGTATAGAGGGTAATAAGAGTAAATATGATAAGAATAAAgtaaaagaaattaatgATGTTTTTAAGAATTGTATGGTTGCATTATCTCATAATAAGATATGTACTCGTAATGCTTTtgatatacatattatagAACATTTAGAagatttaataaatttaaatgatgaagaaataCCTGAAGAATTAAATGATGAAATGATAGAAAATGGAGAGTTCAATTTATCATTTACACGTGCATCTAAAGCTATTGAAGGTGCTACAAAAGTATATGGTTATAGAGTTGAAGCTATATATGATCAgacatataattttttaacGAACATGAATTTAGCTAAACAACTTGAATTAGATAATGATACAATTGATGATAATAAGAATGGAATTGATCctttaaataaaagaatgagaaaaagaaaattaacATATTTACAAGAATCTTCTACACTAGCTAAATCTTCTGATATCATTGTAGATTCCTTGTCTTTGTCTAATATATCTGTTgatactttttttttaaaattaaatagTACTTATGACCATTCATGTGGTcagaaatatttattacctaatttaaatttaaataatgatttGTCTATACAATTTGATGGTGATATTGATGTGTGTGAATATAAGAagagaagaaaaaatttgGATGATACTCGGAAGgatattaaagaaaaagaaaatataattgaTAAGGATATTAATGATTATAATTGTGATACATATGATATgattacatataataataatgacTATGACAAAATTGgtgagaaaaaaaaaaatgatgtaGAAATTTTGAAAACTTCAAATAAGGAAAATGAATCAAATACTAGAAATATGGATAGGTTTGATATGAATGAACATAAAGaattttttgatatatataagaagaaattatttttaaatgcTGATATcttaaaagaaatattatatggTGGTCCTGATGATTTCAATAGCTTAAATATATGTCCAGAATTAGATTATTTTAaagaagaattaaaaaagcATAAATTGAAAAGAACTGATTCTAAAGATACGGATGAAGTAGATAAGGAAGATGTTGATGgtaatttatataatgatgatgaaatTGATATTACAgataagaataatataataaatttttatgatgAGAATTTAGGATGTAATATGAGTAATAATATGCTATTAgaaagtatatataaaagtgATGCTTTGAATGTGGAGAAAACAAAAATGTATGGACCGAATGGTAGTGATATGGCATATGGTAATTTGAATGAAgagataaaaaataataatatgaataatatgaataatttaaatatatctaattgtgataataatgatcTATATTTAGGTGAATATCGAATGGATGATttaaatattgaaaatattatgcAAGAATCTTTAGTGTTtgataatatgaattattcatgtgataagaatataaattttaataataataataatggtTTGTTACTTCAACAAAGTAGTCATATGATGGATGGAATGGATTTACCAGAATTAATAAACAGTGAAAAGaaagaattatatttagGAAATacacaaataaataatgagcattatttattaaaaaataatgatattataaataaaagagaTAGTATTATATCAGAAGTACCAGATGATGATACATTATGGAATCGAAGTGTTATGACATTTGAAAATAGAATAAATGCtatagatataaataatgattttaattatcattattatataccTAGTAAATTAATGATGATGGGGAATTTTAGAAATTTAAtagatattaataaaaatgttacaaataatattaataataataagtCAACTATATTACAAAGTATAATAATGCAGAAGAAAATGAAGGATGTTTTTGATGTTACTAGTATAGATTTTGAGAATCtttatattgaaaataataatatcgAATTATCTACATATGATTTATGgaagaaagaaaaaaagaaatatgtTTCTAATGCATTATTCTGTATTGATCAAACATCCTATATTTTTGATACACGTGAAAATTGTGTTAACTGTGTAAATACTGTAGCAGATAAAATTATGAAGTTTTCAAAATTTTGTGTTTATCCGGATTTCATGCATGCATCTAATAAGAATAGAAATAAACACAATAATATCAtcaacaataataataataataataataataataatatgaatgtTATATTGAACGAAgtaaatgatgataattttCTAAATGATATAGATCCTATAAATCAAGAtgattttaataataatattgatcATTTTGATATGGATAATATAGACGACATGAATGATGGGCATATACAGCAAGGCTTAAATGAGGCCATAgataaattttataatatggattttgataatatatgGACTCACaatgataatgaaaatattagcaatatgaataacaataataatttaaataatagtacatataataataataataataataatttgaGTTTGTTTAAAAAACATAGTAATTTCTTTAATAATACTTTATTTCAATTTCATCATTCAAATACATTCGGTAGTGTGCCCTTTGAAAATATTTCCAAATTTGTTGATGTAGCtaagataaaaaatattttatgtgATATAGTTAAGCCGaatgaagaagaagaaaaggACAACAAAAATGACTCCATATGTGAATATCAAACGGACAAGGATAACCAA ATTGTTACTTATACGGCTGAGAAAACGACGACCTTTGAAGAAATCGTCAAGAAG aCTACGGAAAAATTGAATGAATCAGAGGCAAGTAGCACTTCAATACACATGCTATTCGTATGTCTTTTATATACATGCAATGACCAAG AACtattattagaaaaaatacccaaccaaaataatttttatgttcGATATGGTTTACCTGCAGAATGTCATGTAAATCAAGATGACGTACCAATGTTAAAAAATTGA
- a CDS encoding DNA ligase I, with protein MNLLILVLLIKMVVCKIINYVRTDYNFMMSFLRTRKIFSHKKIYFNFKVSKNFTNNSSSNSYSDILKCFSFPKKGSKDETKQNEAFEKGEVKEEEKDSNVKRKLTSESNKNKRVKIKNENDVVKKGSLFNCVVREDEKVNDLSSPKFNPVHFNINDLYLSDKDKEKHKFKDSLLFTFLTNAFNQIEELKGSGTGSKKNVSIILSNIFRVLIYYSPNDLIPAVYITLNKVAPDYLNVEAGVGEALILKTMSEAYSRTESSIKKDLQQIEDLGIIAENCSCKMRTIFPLPRLTIQSVFNELKSIPNLIGSNSQQKKRDVIKKLLVSAKTSEAKYIVRFLQQRLRIGVNSATVVQALSYAFILTRPSIPDDIIKRGKLINENLINGNLCHMDEFETISNPKKDESLTPSCDRNNMEGDIKKEQNMGDDIKKEQNMNDNISMNDNISVNDNISVNENMDSLINQIRMRNEKLNKPNIFYNIEKVGDTRLIPTFFKELKKIYCEENNDVDIFECMEKSVKGALCELPNIEIIIQNLLNGDDMNTLNKKCTVKTGIPVQPMLAKPTKGVQEVLDRFNNVTFTCEYKYDGERAQIHYIDKDNIKIFSRNLETMTEKYPDVIQIIKDQIVENAKECIIDSEVVAYDIVNKKILPFQVLTTRKRKDVDIENIKVKVCLFPFDLICCNGVPVIKEPLAVRRKLLYSLLKSKDGVLSYATHSEMNNIEDIDIFLQDAIENNCEGLMVKTLLDNASYEPSRRSLNWLKVKKDYVEGLSDSVDLVPIAGYYGKGKRSGVYGAFVLAAYNSETENFQTVCKAGTGFSDEILGSLYESLSDKIIPNKKSYYEVSDKLNPDVWFDAHYVWEVKAADLSLSPVHTAAIGIYADDKGIGLRFPRFLRLREDKNAEQATTTQQIVDFYEAQFSNNKNKNIDYNDDTESE; from the exons atgAATTTACTAATATTAgttttattaattaaaatgGTTGTAtgtaaaattattaattatgTGAGAACtgattataattttatgatGTCATTTTTAAGGACgagaaaaatatttagtcataaaaaaatatattttaattttaaagTTTCTAAGAATTTTACAAATAATTCATCATCTAATAGTTATAGTGATATATT aaaatGCTTCTCATTTCCAAAAAAAGGGTCAAAGGATGAGACGAAACAAAATGAAGCATTTGAAAAAGGAGAGgtaaaagaagaagaaaaagatagTAATGTGAAAAGGAAATTGACAAGTGAAAgtaacaaaaataaaagagttaaaataaaaaacgAAAATGATGTTGTAAAGAAAGGCTCGTTATTCAATTGTGTTGTAAGAGAAGATGAAAAAGTAAATGATTTAAGCTCACCTAAATTTAATCCAGtacattttaatataaatgatttatatttatctgataaagataaagaaaaacataaatttaaagactcgttattatttacatttttaacAAATGCATTTAATCAAATAGAAGAATTAAAAGGTAGTGGAACAGgaagtaaaaaaaatgtatctattatattatctaatatatttagggttttaatatattatagtCCTAATGATTTAATCCCAGCtgtatatataacattaaATAAAGTAGCTCCAgattatttaaatgttGAGGCTGGTGTAGGTGAAGCCTTGATATTAAAAACCATGTCTGAGGCATATAGTCGAACCGAGAGTAGTATAAAAAAGGATTTACAACAAATTGAAGATTTAGGTATTATAGCTGAAAATTGTTCATGTAAAATGAGAACTATATTTCCTTTACCTCGTTTAACTATTCAATCTGTTTTTAATGAATTAAAGAGTATTCCTAATCTTATTGGTTCGAACTCACAACAAAAGAAAAGAGATGTAATAAAGAAATTGTTAGTAAGTGCTAAAACGTCTGAGGCTAAATATATCGTAAGATTCTTACAACAACGTTTAAGAATAGGAGTAAATTCTGCAACGGTTGTTCAAGCATTATCTTATGCTTTTATATTGACAAGACCTAGTATACCTGATGATATAATTAAGAGAGGCAAATTAATTAACGAGAATTTAATTAATGGTAATTTATGCCATATGGATGAATTTGAAACTATTTCTAATCCGAAGAAGGATGAGTCTTTAACTCCATCATGTGATAGAAACAATATGGAAGgagatataaaaaaagaacaaaatatgggtgatgatataaaaaaagaacaaaatatgaatgataatataagtatgaatgataatataagtgtgaatgataatataagtGTGAATGAGAATATGGATTCATTAATTAATCAGATACGTATgagaaatgaaaaattaaacaaaccgaatattttttataacattgAAAAGGTAGGTGATACTAGACTTATTCctacattttttaaagaattaaaaaagatatattgtgaagaaaataatgatgtTGATATATTTGAATGCATGGAAAAATCAGTTAAGGGTGCCTTATGTGAATTACCAAATATcgaaataataattcaaaatttattaaacGGTGATGATATGAATACtctaaataaaaaatgtacTGTTAAGACAGGTATTCCAGTGCAACCAATGCTGGCAAAACCAACTAAGGGTGTTCAAGAAGTGTTAGATAGATTTAATAATGTTACATTTACATGcgaatataaatatgatgGAGAACGAGCACAAATACATTATATAGATAaggataatataaaaatatttagCCGAAATTTAGAAACTATGACTGAAAAATATCCAGATgttatacaaataataaaggaTCAAATTGTAGAGAATGCAAAGGAATGTATTATTGATAGTGAAGTTGTTGCTTATGATATTGttaataagaaaatattacCATTCCAAGTATTAACAActagaaaaagaaaagatgtagatatagaaaatattaaagtCAAAGTATGTCTTTTTCCTTTTGATTTAATCTGCTGTAATGGTGTACCAGTAATTAAAGAACCTTTAGCTGTTAGAAggaaattattatattctttattaaaGTCAAAAGATGGAGTGTTATCATATGCTACACATTCtgaaatgaataatattgaaGATATTGATATCTTTTTACAAGATGctatagaaaataattgTGAAGGTTTAATGGTTAAAACCTTATTAGACAATGCATCATATGAACCATCTAGGAGATCATTAAACTGGTTGAAAGTTAAAAAAGATTATGTTGAAGGTCTTTCAGATTCAGTCGATTTAGTTCCTATTGCTGGTTATTATGGAAAAGGTAAAAGAAGTGGTGTATATGGAGCTTTTGTTCTAGCAGCTTATAATTCTGAGACTGAAAATTTTCAAACAGTTTGTAAGGCAGGTACAGGTTTTAGTGATGAAATATTAGGATCATTATATGAATCATTAAGTGATAAAATAATACcaaataaaaaatcatatTATGAAGTATCTGATAAATTAAATCCTGATGTCTGGTTTGATGCTCACTATGTATGGGAAGTTAAAGCAGCAGATTTATCTTTATCACCAGTGCATACAGCTGCTATTGGTATATATGCCGATGATAAAGGTATTGGTTTAAGGTTCCCTAGATTTTTACGATTAAGAGAAGATAAAAATGCAGAACAAGCAACTACTACACAGCAAATTGTCGATTTTTATGAGGCTCAATttagtaataataaaaataaaaatattgattataatgatgataCAGAGAgtgaataa
- a CDS encoding putative CorA-like Mg2+ transporter protein (transcript variant 2; alternatively spliced): MLTCLLFYAYEKRTSKKNYDYDEIDLNDDDDDIIDNKSFDKNNYSYNIKNRLFKHYKKVHENGDCISRKENSMNSSTFMNRDKSSINEENDTKNKLRCSLCHKNESKIKLEGIMNENDYLIQINKLRRHVIIEIFGGKCFIREYLCTEFLRRIKHCCHINYVKYNVGLINYRDCKQLLADNNNIASIEARLNSILVSLPPLTCVILHSSVFLVVKEDLIRDDLIKKLCSVSKKFINSYKPDMKKAEQRPFEFCALECIFSSALEHLNAEMKLLNKDFADIKFSLKVTKYQDILSNLHNLKEPTNILINKINSFIKAFHDVSENHIDLKKMELTRCYFNPNINEEDTNNNNNKEHPNQDLEMLFEYFDQELTQLHDQVKHLYDLMLNLENKIISDLSLSRNNLIRMDIVISLINSGFGIGTLITGVFGMNLKIRLEEHDYAFIYVTGLVIFLCLMTVVMSVYFFKCIRL, encoded by the exons ATGTTAACTTGTTTACTGTTCTATGCAT ATGAGAAGAGGACATCAAAGAAGAATTATGATTACGACGAAATAGATTTgaatgatgatgatgatgatattatagataataaaagttttgataagaataattattcttataatataaagaatCGTTTATTTAAACATTATAAAAAGGTACATGAGAATGGAGATTGTATATCAAGAAAAGAGAATTCTATGAACAGCTCTACTTTTATGAATAGAGACAAGAGTTCTATAAATGAAGAGAATGATACAAAGAATAAATTAAGATGTTCTTTATGTCATAAGAACGAAtctaaaataaaattagaAGGTATAATGAATGAGAATGATTATttaattcaaataaataaattaagaAGGCATGTAATAATTGAGATATTTGGAGGTAAATGTTTTATTAGAGAATATTTATGTACTGAATTTTTAAGAAGAATAAAACATTGTTgtcatataaattatgtaaaatataatgtaggtttaataaattatcGTGATTGTAAACAATTATTAGctgataataataatatagcTAGTATAGAAGCTCGTTTAAATTCTATATTAGTTTCATTACCACCTCTAACTTGTGTTATATTACATTCAAGTGTTTTTTTAGTTGTAAAAGAAGATTTAATAAGAGatgatttaataaaaaaactATGTTCAGTATctaaaaaatttataaattctTATAAACCTGATATGAAAAAAGCAGAACAAAGACCATTTGAGTTTTGTGCACTAGAATGTATTTTTTCGAGTGCCTTAGAACATTTAAATGCAGaaatgaaattattaaataagGATTTTGCTGatattaaattttctttaaaagTAACTAAATATCAAGATATTTTAAGTAATTTAcataatttaaaagaacCTACAAATATACTTATcaataaaattaattcttttattaaagCTTTTCATGATGTATCAGAAAATCATAtagatttaaaaaaaatggaattAACAAGATGTTATTTTAATCCTAATATTAATGAGGAAGatactaataataataacaataaagAGCATCCTAATCAGGATTTAGAGATGTTATTTGAATATTTCGATCAAGAATTGACTCAGTTACATGATCAAGTTAAGCACTTATATGATTTAATGTTAAATCTGGagaataaaattatatcaGATTTGTCATTGTCGAGAAATAATTTGATAAGAATGGATATAGTTATAAGTTTGATCAATTCGGGATTTGGTATAGGAACCCTAATAACAG GAGTTTTTGGTATGAACTTAAAAATACGTCTGGAGGAACACGACTATGCATTTATTTACGTCACCGGCCTTGtgatttttttatgtttaatGACTGTAGTTATGTCTGTTTACTTTTTTAAGTGTATACGtctttaa
- a CDS encoding putative CorA-like Mg2+ transporter protein (transcript variant 1; alternatively spliced) — MSFESFVLKDEKRTSKKNYDYDEIDLNDDDDDIIDNKSFDKNNYSYNIKNRLFKHYKKVHENGDCISRKENSMNSSTFMNRDKSSINEENDTKNKLRCSLCHKNESKIKLEGIMNENDYLIQINKLRRHVIIEIFGGKCFIREYLCTEFLRRIKHCCHINYVKYNVGLINYRDCKQLLADNNNIASIEARLNSILVSLPPLTCVILHSSVFLVVKEDLIRDDLIKKLCSVSKKFINSYKPDMKKAEQRPFEFCALECIFSSALEHLNAEMKLLNKDFADIKFSLKVTKYQDILSNLHNLKEPTNILINKINSFIKAFHDVSENHIDLKKMELTRCYFNPNINEEDTNNNNNKEHPNQDLEMLFEYFDQELTQLHDQVKHLYDLMLNLENKIISDLSLSRNNLIRMDIVISLINSGFGIGTLITGVFGMNLKIRLEEHDYAFIYVTGLVIFLCLMTVVMSVYFFKCIRL; from the exons atGTCTTTTGAATCGTTTGTTTTAAAAGATGAGAAGAGGACATCAAAGAAGAATTATGATTACGACGAAATAGATTTgaatgatgatgatgatgatattatagataataaaagttttgataagaataattattcttataatataaagaatCGTTTATTTAAACATTATAAAAAGGTACATGAGAATGGAGATTGTATATCAAGAAAAGAGAATTCTATGAACAGCTCTACTTTTATGAATAGAGACAAGAGTTCTATAAATGAAGAGAATGATACAAAGAATAAATTAAGATGTTCTTTATGTCATAAGAACGAAtctaaaataaaattagaAGGTATAATGAATGAGAATGATTATttaattcaaataaataaattaagaAGGCATGTAATAATTGAGATATTTGGAGGTAAATGTTTTATTAGAGAATATTTATGTACTGAATTTTTAAGAAGAATAAAACATTGTTgtcatataaattatgtaaaatataatgtaggtttaataaattatcGTGATTGTAAACAATTATTAGctgataataataatatagcTAGTATAGAAGCTCGTTTAAATTCTATATTAGTTTCATTACCACCTCTAACTTGTGTTATATTACATTCAAGTGTTTTTTTAGTTGTAAAAGAAGATTTAATAAGAGatgatttaataaaaaaactATGTTCAGTATctaaaaaatttataaattctTATAAACCTGATATGAAAAAAGCAGAACAAAGACCATTTGAGTTTTGTGCACTAGAATGTATTTTTTCGAGTGCCTTAGAACATTTAAATGCAGaaatgaaattattaaataagGATTTTGCTGatattaaattttctttaaaagTAACTAAATATCAAGATATTTTAAGTAATTTAcataatttaaaagaacCTACAAATATACTTATcaataaaattaattcttttattaaagCTTTTCATGATGTATCAGAAAATCATAtagatttaaaaaaaatggaattAACAAGATGTTATTTTAATCCTAATATTAATGAGGAAGatactaataataataacaataaagAGCATCCTAATCAGGATTTAGAGATGTTATTTGAATATTTCGATCAAGAATTGACTCAGTTACATGATCAAGTTAAGCACTTATATGATTTAATGTTAAATCTGGagaataaaattatatcaGATTTGTCATTGTCGAGAAATAATTTGATAAGAATGGATATAGTTATAAGTTTGATCAATTCGGGATTTGGTATAGGAACCCTAATAACAG GAGTTTTTGGTATGAACTTAAAAATACGTCTGGAGGAACACGACTATGCATTTATTTACGTCACCGGCCTTGtgatttttttatgtttaatGACTGTAGTTATGTCTGTTTACTTTTTTAAGTGTATACGtctttaa
- a CDS encoding hypothetical protein (conserved Plasmodium protein, unknown function): MSKYRNSIFSILLSTSLGWNINQLYRQNNLNIYGLKNDHDIIIVRHINIYDKKDNQNNESNENNISNEKELLNFLDQFTTINKKYKGFCETSVFKNSTFSSNMKNEYSDGTFNTYLVIDKWKNHNDFEKSKKEFQNLFLYNNHIYNKKMQDFYYNFQMYRNNYETTSATNIFTKLFSMIF; encoded by the coding sequence ATGAGCAAATATCGCAACTCCattttttccatattaCTAAGCACATCCCTTGGATGGAATATAAACCAACTTTATCGtcaaaataatttaaatatttatggattaaaaaatgatcatgatattattatagtTAGACATATTAACatttatgataaaaaagataatcaaaataatgaaagtaatgaaaataatatttcaaatgaaaaagaGTTGCTTAATTTTTTAGATCAATTTACTACTatcaataaaaaatataaaggCTTCTGTGAAACTAGcgtttttaaaaattccACTTTTTCCTcaaatatgaaaaatgaatattCTGATGGGACTTTTAATACTTATCTTGTTATAGATAAATGGAAAAATCATAATGATTTTgaaaaatcaaaaaaagaatttcAAAATctatttctatataataatcatatatataataaaaaaatgcaagacttttattataattttcaaatgtatagaaataattatgaaacCACATCGGCAACAAATATATTCACAAAATTGTTTTCCATGATATTTTAA